The sequence GGCACCTACGGGCACCGGGGGGCCTCGCCGAGTTCTTGGGCCGCCGGGGGGCTGGATCTGCCTCGACCCGAGCCGTCGCGGTGACCGACCGGAAGAGCACGGCCCCGATCCGACCCGGATCCACCAGGCCGAGCCGGATCTCGAAGTCTGCCATCCGCACCCCGCGCGTCACTAGTAGGGCTTGGTCAGCTTCATTCGTGAGTGGCGTGTCTGTTGGGCTCGGGTGTCGTTGTGGTGGTGTGACACCTGGGGAGATGGCCGAGGTCCGGGAGGACCTGGAGGCGTTCACGGCGGAGTTGTTCGACGGGTTCTTCCGTGCTGACCAGCGGCGGTGGGGGCAGGTGTATGTGCGCGGGCTGCTGCTGGACGGGCGGCGCAAGTCGGTGGAGCCGATGGCGGCCCGGCTGGGCGAGGACGGCAACCGGCAGGCACTGGCCCACTTCGTGACAACGAGCCCATGGAATCCGGCGCACGTGCGGGCCCGCCTGGCCTGGAAGATGCAGGACGCGATCAGGCCGGAAGCGCTGATCGTCGACGACACCGGTTTCCTCAAGGACGGGGACGCCTCGGCGTGTGTGTCGCGGCAGTACACCGGGACCGCGGGCAAGGTCACCAACTGCCAGGTGGGAGTGTCGCTGCACCTGGCTACCGACCGTGCCTCGGCCGCGATCGACTGGCGGCTGTTTGTGCCCGCTTCCTGGGATCCGGCCTCGCCGGAGGCGGATGCGGCCAAGGTCGCCCGCCGTAAACGGTGCCAGATCCCCGCCGAGGCCGGTCATGTGGAGAAGTGGCAGCTGGCCCTGGACATGATCGACGAGGCCCGCAGCTGGGGCGTCGACGTCCCCTTGGTCGTCGCGGACGCCGGATACGGCGACGCCACCGCCTTCCGCCTGGGGTTGGAGGAACGGAAGCTGGCCTACGCCGTCGGTATCTCCTCCCGGCTCACCGCTCATCCCGGACATGCGCGGCCGATCACCCCGCCTACCAGGGCATTGGCCGCCCGCCGGTGGCGACGTATCCGGACAAGCCGATGACGGTGAAGGAACTGGTCATCCAGGCTGGCCAGCAGGCGGCCCGGCCGGTGTCCTGGCGCGAGGGCTCCCGGCCGGGAACGGGCCGCAGCGGCTTCAAGCGCATGTACTCGCGTTTCGTCGCCCTGCGCATCCGGCCCGCCGGACGCGAGATCCGCCAGGCCACCAAGGGTGCGGAACTGTCCGAGCGCTGGCTGCTGGCCGAATGGCCCGCCACCGAGCCGGAGCCGGTGCAGTTCTGGCTGTCCAGCCTGCCTTCCGGCATGCCCCTGGCCACACTGGTGCGGCTGGCCAAGCTCCGCTGGCGCATCGAACACGACTACCGCGAGATGAAACAGGCCCTGGGACTTGCCCACTTCGAGGGCCGCACCTGGAACGGCTGGCACCACCACGTCACCCTCGTCTCCGCCGCCCACGCCTTCTGCACCCTCCGACGCCTGGCAGGCGCCCCAAAAGACACGGCGCAGGACTGAGCCTCTACCAAGCAGTCCGCGAGCTGCAGACACTCCTCGCCCTCTGGGCCGGCACCTGCCCCACCTGCCACCGAGACATACCCACCCCAATACGAACCTGACCAAGCCCTACTAGAGGGTCCTCACTCATCGCCGTGTTGTTGTGGATAAAGGGGGTGGGGTGGGTGTGGACCGCGGCGGGGGCGGTCAGGACCGCATGACTGAGGTCCACGGCCGCGTATCGCACCGTCAGGATCGCCGTCGATTTCCACCGCGTCCGCTGACACGCCAGCCTCCGCGCCGCTATCTCCAACGTCACCGGCATCACAAAGACCGCCCCAGATAGCGTCACCCACTCCGCGCATACCAACGGCCCCAACACCGACACACCCTCAAACCGCGCCCCGTCGAACCGGGCGGCGTCGGAGAACTGCGCCCCGCCGAACCAGGCGCTGGAGAACTGCGCCCCGTCGAACCGGGCGGCGCCGAGGGTCGATCCGGCCGAAGGATGGTTGTTCGTGTGGGCGACGCGCCCAGCTGGACAGGACCCCGACGACGCCGAGAAGAGCCTCCGTGTGCCTTCCAAAGGCCCATCGCGCCGTCGCCGACCACCAGTTCGGGGTCGCGCATGCCTCGGCGGCGGCAGCCGTGCAGCAGGTCGGCCCAGGAGTCGGTGGACTCCCGCAGTCCTTCCGCGAGCGCGATCAGCTCCTTGGTGCCGTCCAGTCGGACCCCGAGCAGCACCAGCAGGCAGGAGTGGGCCTGTCCGAGGCGGACCTTAGGGTGCACGCTGCCAGCCCATACGTAGACGAAGTCGCGGTCCGACAGGTCGCGTTGCTGGAAGGCGGCGTGGTCGTCCTGCCATTGCCTGGTCAGCCGGGGCACCGTGGCCGGCGACAGCCCAGCAGCCGATCCGAGGAACTGCTCCAGCGCGGGCACGAAGTCACCCGAGGACAGTCCGTGCAGGTAGGGCAGGGGCAGGACCTCGGAGACCTTCGGGGACTTGCGGCACCACGGGGCCAGGATCCGAGAGGAGAACCGCTTGCGCTCCCCGGTGGCCTCATCCATGCGGCGGTCGTTCACCCGGGGCGCGGTGACCTCGACCGGCCCGGCAGCGGTCGCGACGGTGCGGGGCCGGTGGTGGCCGTTGCGGACCACCAGGCGGCGTCCGCGCTCGTCCCGCTCGCCAGCCAACTCGGCTATGTACTGGTTGACTTCCGCCTCCAAAGCGGCGGCCAGCATCCGCCGGGCGCACGACGATTCGCCTCTCGCCACCCCGTACGCCTGCGGGTCTCTCGCGCTCATCCGTGTCACGGAAGACCTGGGCTGCTTCAGCTCGGCCGGTCTGGACGCGTACGCGGCTACGCTCATGCGGGATGGGCGATGTCACCTGGTCCTGGCCCTGTCGGGGGTCGGCTTCTGTGTCTCTGCCGGGTTGAACGCCCTGGTCCGGCTATGGCACGGAACCCGTGAAGCCAACGGGAGTCTCACCCTGGCCGCTGTCACCGCGCCCGTGCTCCGCGTCATCGAGATCACTGGCCTGCACGAGTTGCTGGCCATCGTGCCCACTGCGGGCGACGCCGTCGACAAGCGCGCCTTCGCCCAAGAGCAGTGTCAGGTTGAACTCCCAGGTCCCCGTGCCGAACACGACGCACCTCATGGCGAGAACCATGGAGAGGTGTCTGCCTTGTCTTGAAGGCTGAGGCGCGATGTGCTCTGCGACGCTGGTGGCGCCCGCGGAGGCAGCCGACGACAGGCGGGCGCCACCGGCTGCTCATCGGGAGAGGCGCAGGACCGACGTCGCCAGCCATCTTGACCGCCTCCGGACAGGCGCACCGTCAGGTGGTAGAGAGCATGCCGCTACGTAGGCGGGCCAGAAGTCGGGAGAGCAGGCGGGACACGTGCATCTGGGAGATGCTGAGCCGCTTGCCGATCTCGGCCTGTGTCCGCTCCTCGACGAACCGCAGATGAATGATCAGGCGCTCCCGCTCGCTGAGATCGGCGAGAAGGGGAGCGAGAGAGCGGAAGTCCTCCACGAGTTCCAGGGCCTGATCCTCAAGGCCGATGACTTCGGACAGCGCCGCCTCGTTGTCCTCGTCCGAGGAGCTGAGGGGAGCATCGAGCGACGCCGACGTGTAGCCGTTCGCGGCGATCTGGGCCTCGACGACCTCCTCCTCGGTGAGGTTCATCAAGGCCGCGAGTTCGGAGACCTTGGGTGAGCGACCCAGCCGACTCGCGAGTTCCTCCGTGGCCTTCGAGAGTTCGGCCCGTGCTTCCTGAAGCCGGCGTGGGACGTGTACCGCCCAAGTGGTGTCGCGGAAGAACCGCTTGATCTCCCCTACGATGTACGGCACCGCGAAGCTGGTGAACTGGACCTCACGTGCGATCTCGAAGCGATCGATGGCCTTGATCAGGCCGATGATGCCGACCTGGACGATGTCCTCCATCGACTGGCCGTTGGCGGTGCGGAAGCGGCTGGCCGCGTAGCGCACCAGCGACATGTTCATCTCGATGAGGGTGTTGCGGACGTACTGGTGCTCCTCGGTGCCCTCTTCGAGGACCGCGAGCTTGTCGAAGAACGCCTTGGACAGTTGCCTGGCATCCTCAGGTGCGACCTTCTGTGGCTCGCTGATCCGGGGCAGCTCCATGGCGGTCTCCGTGGTCGCACTGGCGCCTGTCGCCGTCACAAGCCCTCCCTGGTCGTCCTCGGCCCCGGCACAGTCTCCCGTCGGCCCTTGTCCGGCGCTTACCCCCCATAGCCGAGAGCACACCATCTGTGGTGGTTGTCCGTGCGCGTACGCGGTCGCTTGCTCCCGCACCGTGTACTGGCTGCGGGATGCCGATGACCGCGCCCGTCAGCTCAGGGTCACCGCCAGCGTCGATGCTTCCCCGGACGAGGACACGACTGCGGACGCGGATGCGGTGTGTGTCCAGCCCTGGTCTGACGCGGTGCTGCTCCAGCGCCGGCCGGCGAACGTCACGGAGGTGGCGTGCAGTTCGGTGGCGTGGCAGACCAGCCACAGGGCGAGGGACCAGCCCGTGGCCGTCCGATCGGCCGCGATCGGGTAGCTCACATTGCCGCCGCCGGTCGCGGGCAGGGCAGCCGGCACCCGGCCGAACTCGCGCCGGACGGCCGCCGCGACACCGGCGTGGCCCTGCGGCACCGAGCCCCCCGCGTCCACCGAACCAGCCGCGCCGTTCCCCCCAGCGGGGGCGCTCTCCTCGCTCGAGGCACTCGATTCGGTTCCGGCCGCCGTAGCTCCGTCCGCCATCGCCCCGCTCACCGTGCAGCTCAGCGCCGGCCCGTCCCGCCCCGTCAGCACGTCGGCCAGCGTCGCCGCCATGTCCTCGTGCTGGGCGTACGCCTCCGGGTAGTCGCTGTGCTGGACCTTCTGTGCGGCTACGGTGACCGGAAGACCGAGATAGTCCGGCACCTTGACCAGCGCGTCGAAGAACCGGCCCGACGCGTAGACGGGGTCAGTGATCTGGGCGGGGCTTCCCCAGCCCTGGGACGGGCGCTGCTGGAACAGACCTAGGGAATCCCGGTCACCGTAGGAGAGATTGCGGAGCTTGGACTCCTGGATCGCGGTCGCCAGGCCGATGGTGACGGCACGCTCCGGCAAGCCGCGCGCGTGGGCCACTGCGGCGATGGTCGCGGCGTGGGATGCCTGGTCCGGATCGAGCGTGACCGTCGTACCGTCCGGGCCGTTCGCCCTACACTCGTCGGGAGTCGGCGAGTGGATGTAGCGAACAGCGAGATAGCTCACGAGCGAGAGCACCACACCCAGCCCGATCACCACCGGCCACGCCTTGCGACGCCCCCACCTGCGTGCCGCCACGCCGACCCTCCTCTTACCTGGCCTCGGCTACAGTTCGTTTGCATTGTTGCGCAACCATATAACTCTGTTGGCCGTGTCCCTAATCGGGATTCAAGGCGATGGACCCGATCGAGGGGGAAGGCATGAGGGGTCGGCATGGACCGGCGAAACTGATCGTGCGGCCGGACCGGTCAGGGCGCCTTAGCGACCGGGGGCTAGAACTGGTCCTGCTGATAGGCGCCATCCTCATCTGCATATACGGCTATGCCGAGACGTCCCTCGCCGTCGCCGGGAATCTGCCGCCGGGCATGGCGACGACGTGCGCGGGGGCGGCCGTACTGCCGCTGGTGTGCCACGTCGTCGTACGCCGGTTCGCGCCGCAGGCCGATCCGCTGATCCTGCCGCTGGCCACGCTGCTCAGTGGTCTGGGGCTCGTCCTCATCCACCGGCTGGACATCGCGTACGGGACGCACTACCACCACTCGACGCCCGCGGCACCGGGGCAGTTGATGTGGTGCGGGATAGCCGTGGTGGTGTTCGCCGCAGCGGTGGTGCTGCTGCGGGACCACCGCAGGCTGCAGCGGTATCCGTACGTCACGATCGCCGTGGGCATGGTCCTGCTGATGGCGCCGGCGTTCTACCCCGGTGACGTCTACGGCGCCAAGCGGTGGATCTTCATCGGCCCGCTGTCCTTCCAGCCCGGAGAGTTCGTGAAGATCGTCATCGTGGTCTTCTTCGCCGGGTATCTGACGATGCGCAGGGACGCCCTCGCTCTCGCCGGACGGCGGCTCATGGGCATGTATCTGCCGCGCGGGCGGCAGTTGGGCCCGGTCGCGGCCGTGTGGATCCTGAGCCTGCTCGTCCTGATCTTCGAGCGGGACCTCGGTACCTCGCTGATCTTCTTCGGCCTGTTCGTGATCATGCTGTACGTCGCCACCGAGCGGACCAGCTGGGTGGTGTTCGGCGTCGTGATGTTCGCCGTCGGAGCCTTCGTCGTCGGCTCGTTCGAACCGCACGTCCACGGCCGTGTCGTCGCCTGGCTGCACCCCATGGACATCTTCCTCCCGCCCGACAAACGGCCGCCTGGGCTGGTCTCGGACCAGGCCGCGCAGGCCCTGTTCAGTTTCGGCTCGGGCGGCATCTTCGGCAGCGGCCTCGGCGAGGGCCACCCGGAACTCATCGGCTTCGCCGGGCGCAGCGACTTCATCCTCACCACGGTCGGCGAGGAACTCGGCCTGACCGGGGTGACGCTCGTCATCCTGCTCTACGCGCTGCTCGCCGAGCGTGGACTACGGACGGCCCTCACCGTCACCGACCCGTTCGGCAAGCTGCTCGCCGGCGGCCTGGCCTCGGCGCTCGTCCTCCAGGTCTTCGTCGTCGTAGGCGGAGTCACCGGGCTCATCCCACTCACCGGCAAGGCCCTGCCCTTCCTCGCCCAGGGCGGCTCGTCCATGGTCGCCAACTGGCTGCTGGTCGCCGTTCTGATCAAGGTCAGCGACACGGCCCGCCGGCCCCCGCCCGTCCCGGCCGTCGACGTCAGCGCCGCCGAGACCCAGTTCGTCCGGCCGTGAGCCCCTCATCACTTCCGACGAGAGAGCGGAGCCGCTCATGCCCCTCAACATACGGCTGTCCGGCATGGTGACTCCGCGCTGGGCCCTCTTCGGCCCTGACCGCAATATGCTGCGAGACCAGAGCGGAACGTAGACCGTCCGTCAAACGACGTGCCCGGATCAACGAATCCCCGACGCCGCCGTACGGGCCACTGTGCACGTGGTGTGCGAGCGGCAGTCCGAGACCCACGTGCGGGCCCAGCTGCTGCAGGCCCTCACCACCAGCGCCCTGGCACCAACCGGGCTGCGCGCCCGCCGCGAGGACGACGACCAGGCCACCAGCCTGCGCGCCACCGTCACCATCAGCGGCCAGGTCGCCCCCCGCGCTGGAGCAGGTCATCGCCCGGCTGTCACTGGAGCCGGGAGTGCGTGACCTGCACTGGCACCTGGAGGACGAGGAAACCGAGCACGACCGGCGCCGGGCACTGGCCTGATCACCTGGGCCGGAGCGCGTACGGATTCCGTAAGGGGACGGTCGGCCCCAGGACACGCGGCCCGTGCACAGACCACGATGGAAGACGGAGCAAGGAGGGAGACGGCGATGAGGCACCTGCCCCTCCCGCAGACCGGAGAGGGCGCCGCCTTTCTCGGCGTCCTGCTGCTGACTGCGCTGGAGATGACCGCGCTGGCCACGGCCCTGCGTGCCGACCGGCCGACCCTACGGTCTCCCGCCTCATCGACACACTCGCAGCCTCCGGGGAGAAGGCCCTGCGGGCCATCCGTGCCGCGCGGGCTGAAGTCCGCCAGCGTGTCTGGCGGTTGGCCGACCGGGAAGCGCCTGATGCGGGCGGGACGGTGCCCGTGGACCTCGACGGGGTGCTGGTGATCGCGCACTCGGACAAGGAGGATGCCGCACCCACGTGAAGCGGACCTACGGCCAACATGCGGGCCCTCGCGCTGATCGCGGCCGGCCAACTCCTCGGCACACTGGTGAGCGAAGGGCTGCTGGCAGCGCGGATCGCGGCGGGCCAAGCAGACCCGGCGCTGCGTGCGACGCTGGACGTCGGCCCGTCCTACGTGATCGTCTCGGCCCTGGCCGCCGTGGTGGCAGCAGGGGCCCGGCGGTGGCACCGGCGGACCGCGCTCGCCGCGCTCACGGTGCGCGCACCGCACATCACGAGCGGCCTGACCACGCTGGCAGTCACCCCCGTCGGCCACGTGACAGCACTGTCCACCGGCATGCTGCTGGCACGGGGTCTGCGGTCGTCCGACGCCCGCCACCACCACCTGCACCGACGGACGTCACGCGCAGCGCCGCTTCAGGCCGAGGGGCGTACCAATGGCCGCGTACCTTCTCTCATCCGGCCACCAGCACGGCGTCGGGTCACACCCCACGACAGACTGGACGGGACGGGGGCCAAGCCAATTCTGAGCGGCGTCAGTCGCCGCCGGCGATGAAGCCGGCTATGGCGGCAGCGACGGCTTCGGGCTGCTCATCGGGGATGAAGTGCCCGGCGTCGGGCACGATGACTCCGGTGGTGTTGTCGGCCCACGGGCTGATGGAGGCCGCCATGTCCGGGATGGAGCCGTGGCTGCTGGAGATCCCGAGGATGGGCACGGTCAGGTGCTGCCGCTCGAGCGCCTGGTGGTTCTTGCGCGCCGACTCGGCGGCGTCTCGGTAGTAGGCGAGGGAGGCGCGGAGGCCGCCGTCGGCGGCGAGGGCCGCTGCGTAGTGGTCGAGGTCGGCATCGTCGAATGCTCCGGGAGCGAGGGTTTTCGCCTTCAGGAACCAGCCGACGTACTCCCGTTCGCGGCCGGCCAGCAGCGTCTCGGGCAGGCCGGGCACGAGGTGGAACGCGAAATGCCAGGTCTTCCACGCCCGGTCCGGGTCGGTGGGAATCGTTTCCGGGAGGGTGATGCCGGGAATTCCGGCGTCGAGCAGGGCGACCCCGCGCAGATGGCTTTCGTAGTTGAGGGCGAGCGAGAAGGCGACCCAGGCGCCGATGTCGTGGGCGGCCAGCCAGTAGGCCGGCACTCCGAGAGCGTTCACGGCGGCGTGGACGTGGGCGGCGACCGTGTGGGTGTCGTAGCTGATCTCCGGGCGCTCGGAGTGGCCCTGGCCCGGCAGGTCGATCGCGATGACGCGGAACCGGCCGGCGAGGCTGGGCATGACCTTTCGCCAGGCCCGCCAGGTTTGCGGGAACCCGGCGAGCAGGACGACAGCCGGGCCGTCCGGCTGTCCGCCTTCGACGGCATGCAGGCGGACGCCGTCTGCGCCGACCCAGCAGTGGGTGAATCCGGCCAGGTCGTGCAAGGGCAGGTCGCGGACGGGGTTACTTTCGGAGTCAGCCATGGGATCCTCCATCGGTGTTGGGGTGTGCTGGTCCGGCGGTTCGCCCGAGGGCCAGGCCCGCGAGGGCGATGCAGATGACGAGGGCAGCCAGCGTGGTGCTCGAGATCCGGGTCCCGACGGCCTGATCGACAAGGCCCAGTAGCAGGACGGGGACGACGAGCCCGGAATAGATGAACAGGAAATACGTGGCGCTGAACTCAGCGCGGTTGCCGGGATCGCAGAGTGCGTCCGTGACGCCCAGGCCGTGGCGGAACAGAGTCCCGACAGCTGCCCCGGCGAAGACGGTGCCCACGATGAAGACCGGCGCGGAGCGGATCCAGAGCGCCGCCTCGATGACGATCATTCCGATGGCCAGCAGGGCTGTCCCGGTGCTGCGTCGCAGGATGGCCGGCGGTGCGACGACCTGAGCCAGCAGTGCGCTGATGAACAGGATTCCGACGCCTGCGCCGATGACGGCCAGGTTCGATATGTTCAGGTCGTCGCGTAGGAACGCGGGGGCCAGAGACGAGAAGAAGCCGTTCACGCCGGAGGCGGCAGCGGCGAGCACGCCGCTGGCGAGAAACGAGCGGGCCCGGCCCGCGCCGCGGGGAAGTGCCGGCCGACGAACCCGAGGCTGCCAGCGGGTCCTTCGGACTGAAGTCTCCGGCACTTTCAGCCAGGCAATGCCGGCCGCGGCACAGACGGCCAGGTAGCACCAGAACACGGTGCGGGTCGGTGCCGGGGGCGAACTGCGCGAGCAGACCCGCAGCGATGATGCCGAGGCTCAGGCCGCCGACGTTGGCGGCCGTGGCCAGCACGGATGCGGCCTTGCGGCCGGGCACGATTTCCGCGATTGAGGAGGTCGCTGCTGCGGTGATGAGGCCGGTTGCCGTGCCGCTGAGGACCCGTGAGGCCAGCAGGACGGCCAGGCCGTCGGCGAGCGCGAATCCGAGGGTGCTGAGCGCTGCGAGCGCGAGCGCCAGCGCGAGGACGGGACGGCGCCCGATCGCGTCGGACAGCGAGCCGGCCACGAGCAGCGTGCCGGCGACTCCTATCACGTAGGCGATGAAGACGAGGGTGGTGGTGACGAGCCCGAAGCCGAACTGCGACGCCCACAGGTCGTAAAGCGGGATGGTGAGGTTCCCGCCGGCCATGACGACGGTGTAGACGAGCACGACGGCGGTGGCCGGGGCTGCGTGGTGCGCCTGCCGCGACGTGTCGATGTCAGGGGGACGCCTGGCCTTGATCATGCCCGAAGGCTAGCACATCTTGAACTGATCAGTTCAGGATAGAATGATGGGCAGCATCCGGAACACCGACACATCGGCAAGGAAGTGCCACGTGGCAGGCAAGAAGCAGTTCGACATGGACAAGGCGCTCGATGCCGCGATGACCCAGTTCTGGCGCGCCGGCTACGCCGACACCTCCATCGACGACTTGTCCCGGGCAACCGGCCTGAACCGCAGCTCCATCTACTCCTCGCTCGGCGACAAGGACACGCTGTTCCTGCGCTGCCTGGATCGCTATGCCGCGCGCTACGGCGAAAAGTACGACGCCGCCCTATCGTGTGCGGCCTCCGAGCCCCTTGCCGCTGTCCGCGCGTTCTTCGATGTCACCCTTGAGCGCATCGCCGATCCCGACCTGCCCGATGGCTGTCTGATCGCCCAGTCGGCCATGGCGATTCCGGTGCTGAGCCCGGCCGTCGCGGCGCACGCCAAAGAGGCGCTCGGCTTCCAGCTCATGCGCCTGCGCGCCGCGCTGAAGGCCGGCCGATTGACCGACCAGGACGCCGAGGCTTTCGCCGTGCACGTGGCAGCCGTGAACCAGTCTCTCGCCGTCATGAGCAGAGCCGGGGCGAGTCCAGCACAGCTCCTGGCCGTAGTGGACGTGACCGTCAACGCGCTCTCGCAGACGTTGCGCGCGCACCTGTAGCCAGCCGGACACCCGCGGACCGGACGAGTGCGCCAGCACTACGACCATCGGGTCGAGGACCGCCAGGCAGATGAGCATGGAGACATCCACCCCGTTGTGCGAAGCGGCATTTCGTGCCCTCTTCGACAGGCCCATATGGTCGGATTCATGGAGTGGAACTTTCCGACGGCCGAACAACTCGCGGCTGCCTTGCGTGCCGGTGACGTGACCTCGGCGGAGCTGACCGACGAGGCGATCGCCCGTATCAAGCAGCACGACGATGCGGTCAACGCGATCTGTGTGCCGGACTTCGACCGTGCACGGGCCGCCGCGCGCGATGCCGACCAGGCGCGTGCCCGCGGTGAGGACCGGCCGCTGCTCGGCATTCCAGTGACGGTCAAAGAGTCCTACAACATCGCCGGACTGCCAACGACTTGGGGTATGCCGCCGCACCGGGACTACATGCCGGCCGAGGACGCGGTGCAGGTATCGCGGCTCAAGGCCGCAGGCGCGGTGGTGCTCGGTAAGACCAATGTGCCCTTGGGGCTGCAAGATATACAGAGCTTCAACGAGATCTACGGCACCACCAACAACCCCTGGGACCACCGTCGTACGTCGGGCGGATCCTCCGGCGGCTCAGCGGCGGCCCTGGCGTGCGGATTCGGCGCGCTGTCCATCGGCTCCGACATCGCCGGTTCGTTGCGCACCCCCGCGCATTTCTGCGGCATCTACGCGCACAAGCCGACACTCGGGCTGGCGGCGATCCGCGGCATGGTCCCGCCGCCCGGTCCGGCCCTGCCGGTCGAGCACGACCTCGCCGTCGTCGGTCCGATGGCGCGCACCGCTCGCGACCTCACGCTCCTGCTCGACGTCATGGCCGGACCCGACCCCCTGACGCTCGGTGTGGCGTACCACTTGACGCTGCCGCCCGCGCGCCACGAACGGCTCCGTGACTTCCGGGTCCTGGTCCTCGACGAGCATCCGCTCATTCCGACCGGGTCCGCCGTGCGGGCGGGCGTGGGCCGGGTGGCCGACGCGCTTGTCGACGGCGGTGCCCGCGTCGAGCGGGACAGTCCGCTGCTGCCCGATCTGACCGAAGCCGCGATGCTCTACAGGCAGTTGCTGTTTTCGGGCTCCGTTGCGCGTTTTCCCGTCGAAGCATACGAGCAGCTGCAGGCCCGCGCCGCCGGACTGAGCGCGGACGACCAGAGCCTCGATGCGGCACTGCTGCGCGGCATGGTGTTCAGCCACCGCGACTGGGTCGAGGCGAACAGCCGTCGCGAGCGCCACCGCCACGGCTGGCGGCAGCTCTTCGCCGAGTTCGACGCGGTGGTGTGTCCCATCACGCCCACTCCCGCGTTCCCGCACGACCACAACCCCGATCCGAGGGAGCGCCGGATCGACATCGACGGCGTCGAGTACCCGTACTTCGACCAGCTCGTCTGGGCCGGTCTGGCCACTATGCCCGGCCTGCCCGCCACCGCTATACCAGCGGGCCGGTCGCCCGAGGGTCTGCCGGTGGGAGTGCAACTCATCGGTCCGATGTTCGAGGACCGCACCCCGCTGCGGCTGGCCGAACTGCTTGAGCAGAAGATCGGCGGCTTCCAGGCACCGAAGTAGAGCGTACTACCTGGGTGTCCGTCGAGGACCACCCCGCCACCGCCGAATCACCGATGCACAGGGCCATCACCGATGTGATGGCCCGTCGGCTGACCGGCACCTCGACCCCGGCCCGGCGCGGCTCCTGGAACTGCCCGACACTGGCGCGGAATCCGGCCTACAGGCAGATCATGGCCGTGTTCGCCGAACCCGACCATCCGCTGCGGACACGGAGCGTGTGCGAGGCGATGGAGCTGGAGCTGGAGCTGGAGCTGGAGCGTACCGTCGCTCGGCGCTACCGTGGAATTCTCAGAACCGGCGCGGGCCCGGTAGGGGCGCCAGCGAGTGCAGCGGGGTACGCATGGATGCCAGTCTGACCGCGGCGGAGATCACGCTCTAAAACTGACGTTCATCGTTGACACCTGGGTCTCCGATCACTACGGAGATCCACATGCCGAAGTCCACCCCGCGAGGCCAGGCGGCGCCTGGCGGTGATACGCCACGTCGAAGAGGTCACCGGGAACGTCGCAATGTCCTGCCGGTACTTCGGGATCAGCCGGCAGGCCTACTACACCTGGTACCGCCGCTACCAAGCCAAGGGCATCAAAGGCCTGCGGACCCGGTCCAAAGCCCCGAAAACGTCCCCGAACGCGACCCACGTCGAGGTAGTCGGAAAGATCATCCATCTCCGGCAGAACTACCACTTCGGGCCCGAGAAGATCGCCATGTACCTCAAGCGGTACCACGACGTCACCATCAGCAAGTCCGGCGTCTGGCGCATCCTCAACCGTCTCGACATGGGCCGCCTGCCGGCCTCCCAGCGTTACAAGCGCCACGACCGCAGATGGAAGCGATACGAGAAGCAGCTGCCCGGCCACCGCGTGCAGATCGACGTGAAGTTCATCGAGCCGCTCGCCTCGATGCCACAGGGCCGCCGCGGCGGCCGCAACAAGTACTTCCAGTTCACCGCGATCGACGACTGCACCCGCCTGCGCGTCCTACGGATCTACCCCCAGCTGAA comes from Streptomyces sp. FXJ1.172 and encodes:
- a CDS encoding alpha/beta fold hydrolase — its product is MEDPMADSESNPVRDLPLHDLAGFTHCWVGADGVRLHAVEGGQPDGPAVVLLAGFPQTWRAWRKVMPSLAGRFRVIAIDLPGQGHSERPEISYDTHTVAAHVHAAVNALGVPAYWLAAHDIGAWVAFSLALNYESHLRGVALLDAGIPGITLPETIPTDPDRAWKTWHFAFHLVPGLPETLLAGREREYVGWFLKAKTLAPGAFDDADLDHYAAALAADGGLRASLAYYRDAAESARKNHQALERQHLTVPILGISSSHGSIPDMAASISPWADNTTGVIVPDAGHFIPDEQPEAVAAAIAGFIAGGD
- a CDS encoding STAS domain-containing protein, with protein sequence MYWLTSASKAAASIRRAHDDSPLATPYACGSLALIRVTEDLGCFSSAGLDAYAATLMRDGRCHLVLALSGVGFCVSAGLNALVRLWHGTREANGSLTLAAVTAPVLRVIEITGLHELLAIVPTAGDAVDKRAFAQEQCQVELPGPRAEHDAPHGENHGEVSALS
- a CDS encoding heavy metal transporter, whose translation is MAARRWGRRKAWPVVIGLGVVLSLVSYLAVRYIHSPTPDECRANGPDGTTVTLDPDQASHAATIAAVAHARGLPERAVTIGLATAIQESKLRNLSYGDRDSLGLFQQRPSQGWGSPAQITDPVYASGRFFDALVKVPDYLGLPVTVAAQKVQHSDYPEAYAQHEDMAATLADVLTGRDGPALSCTVSGAMADGATAAGTESSASSEESAPAGGNGAAGSVDAGGSVPQGHAGVAAAVRREFGRVPAALPATGGGNVSYPIAADRTATGWSLALWLVCHATELHATSVTFAGRRWSSTASDQGWTHTASASAVVSSSGEASTLAVTLS
- a CDS encoding rhomboid-like protein, with product MRALALIAAGQLLGTLVSEGLLAARIAAGQADPALRATLDVGPSYVIVSALAAVVAAGARRWHRRTALAALTVRAPHITSGLTTLAVTPVGHVTALSTGMLLARGLRSSDARHHHLHRRTSRAAPLQAEGRTNGRVPSLIRPPARRRVTPHDRLDGTGAKPILSGVSRRRR
- a CDS encoding SigB/SigF/SigG family RNA polymerase sigma factor; the encoded protein is MTATGASATTETAMELPRISEPQKVAPEDARQLSKAFFDKLAVLEEGTEEHQYVRNTLIEMNMSLVRYAASRFRTANGQSMEDIVQVGIIGLIKAIDRFEIAREVQFTSFAVPYIVGEIKRFFRDTTWAVHVPRRLQEARAELSKATEELASRLGRSPKVSELAALMNLTEEEVVEAQIAANGYTSASLDAPLSSSDEDNEAALSEVIGLEDQALELVEDFRSLAPLLADLSERERLIIHLRFVEERTQAEIGKRLSISQMHVSRLLSRLLARLRSGMLSTT
- a CDS encoding pentapeptide repeat-containing protein, with the protein product MEGTRRLFSASSGSCPAGRVAHTNNHPSAGSTLGAARFDGAQFSSAWFGGAQFSDAARFDGARFEGVSVLGPLVCAEWVTLSGAVFVMPVTLEIAARRLACQRTRWKSTAILTVRYAAVDLSHAVLTAPAAVHTHPTPFIHNNTAMSEDPLVGLGQVRIGVGMSRWQVGQVPAQRARSVCSSRTAW
- a CDS encoding FtsW/RodA/SpoVE family cell cycle protein; amino-acid sequence: MRGRHGPAKLIVRPDRSGRLSDRGLELVLLIGAILICIYGYAETSLAVAGNLPPGMATTCAGAAVLPLVCHVVVRRFAPQADPLILPLATLLSGLGLVLIHRLDIAYGTHYHHSTPAAPGQLMWCGIAVVVFAAAVVLLRDHRRLQRYPYVTIAVGMVLLMAPAFYPGDVYGAKRWIFIGPLSFQPGEFVKIVIVVFFAGYLTMRRDALALAGRRLMGMYLPRGRQLGPVAAVWILSLLVLIFERDLGTSLIFFGLFVIMLYVATERTSWVVFGVVMFAVGAFVVGSFEPHVHGRVVAWLHPMDIFLPPDKRPPGLVSDQAAQALFSFGSGGIFGSGLGEGHPELIGFAGRSDFILTTVGEELGLTGVTLVILLYALLAERGLRTALTVTDPFGKLLAGGLASALVLQVFVVVGGVTGLIPLTGKALPFLAQGGSSMVANWLLVAVLIKVSDTARRPPPVPAVDVSAAETQFVRP